From one Lotus japonicus ecotype B-129 chromosome 3, LjGifu_v1.2 genomic stretch:
- the LOC130749811 gene encoding delta-1-pyrroline-5-carboxylate synthase-like isoform X1, whose translation MELPLQNGLAKFISTKISSELPLSNGTIPPTNPLFEAVHSANMDPSRAFLGKVKRLIVKVGTAVVTRSDGRLALGRLGALCEQLKELNTQGYEVILVTSGAVGLGRQRLRYRRLANSSFSDLQKPQGELDGKACAAVGQSSLMALYDTMFSQLDVTSSQLLVNDGFFKDSGFRKQLSDTVHSLLDLRVIPIFNENDAVSTRKAPYELSKQDSTGIFWDNDSLAGLLALELKADLLVLLSDVEGLYSGPPTDPNSKLIHTYIKEKHQGEITFGDKSRLGRGGMTAKVNAAVCAAHAGIPVIITSGYATDNIIRVLQGERIGTVFHKDAHLWTNIKEVSAHEMAVAARDGSRRLQAIKSEERSKILLAIADALEKNVGMIRLENEADVADAKAAGYEKSLISRLTLKPEKIRSLAKSVRILADMEEPIGQILKKTELADKLILEKISSPLGVLLVIFESRPDALVQIAALAIRSGNGLLLKGGKEARRSNAVLHKVITSAMPETVGDKLIGLVTSREEIPDLLKLDDVIDLVVPRGSNKLVSQIKESTRIPVLGHADGICHVYVDKSANIDMAKQIVRDAKTDYPAACNAMETLLVHKDLSCNGGLNELILELQREGVQLFGGPKASALLNISETSSFHHEYSALACTVEIVEDVFAAIDHIYNHGSAHTECIITEDSEVAETFIRQVDSAAVFHNASTRFCDGARFGLGAEVGISTSRIHARGPVGVEGLLTNRWILRGSGHVVDGDREVKYTHKELPLKA comes from the exons GTTGGAACAGCTGTTGTTACTCGAAGTGATGGGAGATTAGCACTTGGCAGACTTGGAGCTCTCTGTGAGCag CTTAAAGAACTAAACACTCAGGGGTATGAAGTCATATTGGTGACTTCAGGTGCTGTTGGTCTTGGCAGGCAAAGACTTAGATATCGCAGATTGGCCAATAGCAg TTTTTCTGATCTTCAAAAGCCACAAGGTGAGCTTGATGGAAAAGCATGTGCGGCTGTTGGGCAGAGTAGTCTCATGGCTCTCTATGATACTATGTTCAGCCAG CTGGATGTGACTTCTTCCCAACTTCTTGTGAATGATGGGTTCTTCAAGGATTCGGGTTTCAGAAAACAACTTTCAGACACAGTGCACTCATTATTAGATTTAAGAGTTATCCCCATTTTCAATGAAAATGATGCTGTTAGCACTAGGAAGGCACCATATGAG CTCTCCAAGCAGGATTCCACTGGTATTTTCTGGGACAATGATAGTTTGGCGGGTCTGTTAGCTCTTGAACTCAAAGCTGACCTGCTTGTCTTATTGAGTGATGTTGAGGGCCTATATAGTGGTCCTCCAACTGACCCCAACTCAAAGTTAATCCATACATATATCAAAGAGAAACATCAAGGAGAAATCACTTTTGGAGACAAGTCAAGATTGGGCAGAGGGGGCATGACTGCTAAAGTTAATGCTGCTGTTTGCGCTGCTCATGCCGGCATCCCAGTGATCATAACCAG TGGGTATGCTACAGACAACATTATACGAGTCCTTCAAGGGGAAAGAATTGGTACTGTATTTCATAAAGATGCACATTTGTGGACCAACATAAAGGAAGTCAGTGCACATGAAATGGCAGTTGCAGCACGTGATGGTTCTAGACGACTTCAG GCTATAAAATCTGAAGAAAGGAGTAAAATATTGCTAGCAATTGCTGATGCATTGGAGAAAAATGTTGGTATGATAAGGCTTGAGAATGAGGCTGATGTTGCTGATGCTAAGGCAGCTGGATACGAAAAGTCTCTGATTTCACGTTTAACCCTGAAGCCTGAGAAG ATCAGGAGTCTTGCAAAGTCTGTGCGCATACTGGCAGATATGGAAGAACCAATTGgtcagattttaaagaaaacTGAG CTAGCAGATAAGCTCATCCTGGAGAAAATATCGAGTCCTTTGGGAGTCCTTCTGGTCATATTTGAGTCTCGACCTGATGCGCTGGTTCAG ATAGCTGCATTGGCAATTCGAAGTGGTAATGGTTTATTGCTTAAAGGAGGAAAGGAAGCCCGGCGATCAAATGCGGTCTTACACAAG GTCATTACTTCTGCTATGCCAGAGACTGTGGGTGACAAACTTATTGGGCTTGTGACTTCAAGAGAAGAAATTCCAGATCTACTGAAG CTTGATGATGTGATAGATCTTGTGGTCCCTAGAGGCAGTAATAAGCTTGTTTCTCAAATCAAGGAATCAACAAGAATTCCTGTTCTTGGTCATGCTG ATGGAATTTGTCATGTATATGTTGACAAGTCTGCTAACATTGATATGGCAAAACAGATAGTTAGGGATGCAAAGACTGATTATCCCGCAGCCTGCAATGCAATG GAAACTCTTCTTGTACACAAGGATCTGTCATGTAATGGTGGACTTAATGAGCTCATCCTTGAACTCCAACGTGAAG GTGTTCAACTCTTTGGTGGACCAAAAGCCAGTGCCTTGCTAAATATTTCTGAAACGAGCTCTTTTCATCATGAGTATAGCGCTCTTGCTTGCACAGTTGAAATTGTAGAAGATGTGTTTGCTGCCATTGACCACATATATAACCATGGAAG TGCTCATACTGAGTGCATTATTACAGAAGACTCTGAAGTGGCTGAGACTTTCATAAGACAAGTTGACAG TGCTGCTGTATTCCACAATGCAAGTACAAGGTTTTGTGATGGAGCACGCTTTGGGCTTGGTGCAGAG GTTGGAATAAGTACAAGTCGAATTCACGCTCGAGGTCCTGTAGGAGTTGAAGGGTTGTTGACAAACAGATG GATACTGAGAGGGAGTGGGCACGTAGTAGACGGTGATCGAGAGGTCAAGTATACTCACAAAGAACTGCCACTAAAAGCATGA
- the LOC130749811 gene encoding delta-1-pyrroline-5-carboxylate synthase-like isoform X4 — protein MDSTTTMDPTRDFIKSVRRVIVKVGTAVVTRSDGRLALGRLGALCEQLKELNTQGYEVILVTSGAVGLGRQRLRYRRLANSSFSDLQKPQGELDGKACAAVGQSSLMALYDTMFSQLDVTSSQLLVNDGFFKDSGFRKQLSDTVHSLLDLRVIPIFNENDAVSTRKAPYEDSTGIFWDNDSLAGLLALELKADLLVLLSDVEGLYSGPPTDPNSKLIHTYIKEKHQGEITFGDKSRLGRGGMTAKVNAAVCAAHAGIPVIITSGYATDNIIRVLQGERIGTVFHKDAHLWTNIKEVSAHEMAVAARDGSRRLQAIKSEERSKILLAIADALEKNVGMIRLENEADVADAKAAGYEKSLISRLTLKPEKIRSLAKSVRILADMEEPIGQILKKTELADKLILEKISSPLGVLLVIFESRPDALVQIAALAIRSGNGLLLKGGKEARRSNAVLHKVITSAMPETVGDKLIGLVTSREEIPDLLKLDDVIDLVVPRGSNKLVSQIKESTRIPVLGHADGICHVYVDKSANIDMAKQIVRDAKTDYPAACNAMETLLVHKDLSCNGGLNELILELQREGVQLFGGPKASALLNISETSSFHHEYSALACTVEIVEDVFAAIDHIYNHGSAHTECIITEDSEVAETFIRQVDSAAVFHNASTRFCDGARFGLGAEVGISTSRIHARGPVGVEGLLTNRWILRGSGHVVDGDREVKYTHKELPLKA, from the exons GTTGGAACAGCTGTTGTTACTCGAAGTGATGGGAGATTAGCACTTGGCAGACTTGGAGCTCTCTGTGAGCag CTTAAAGAACTAAACACTCAGGGGTATGAAGTCATATTGGTGACTTCAGGTGCTGTTGGTCTTGGCAGGCAAAGACTTAGATATCGCAGATTGGCCAATAGCAg TTTTTCTGATCTTCAAAAGCCACAAGGTGAGCTTGATGGAAAAGCATGTGCGGCTGTTGGGCAGAGTAGTCTCATGGCTCTCTATGATACTATGTTCAGCCAG CTGGATGTGACTTCTTCCCAACTTCTTGTGAATGATGGGTTCTTCAAGGATTCGGGTTTCAGAAAACAACTTTCAGACACAGTGCACTCATTATTAGATTTAAGAGTTATCCCCATTTTCAATGAAAATGATGCTGTTAGCACTAGGAAGGCACCATATGAG GATTCCACTGGTATTTTCTGGGACAATGATAGTTTGGCGGGTCTGTTAGCTCTTGAACTCAAAGCTGACCTGCTTGTCTTATTGAGTGATGTTGAGGGCCTATATAGTGGTCCTCCAACTGACCCCAACTCAAAGTTAATCCATACATATATCAAAGAGAAACATCAAGGAGAAATCACTTTTGGAGACAAGTCAAGATTGGGCAGAGGGGGCATGACTGCTAAAGTTAATGCTGCTGTTTGCGCTGCTCATGCCGGCATCCCAGTGATCATAACCAG TGGGTATGCTACAGACAACATTATACGAGTCCTTCAAGGGGAAAGAATTGGTACTGTATTTCATAAAGATGCACATTTGTGGACCAACATAAAGGAAGTCAGTGCACATGAAATGGCAGTTGCAGCACGTGATGGTTCTAGACGACTTCAG GCTATAAAATCTGAAGAAAGGAGTAAAATATTGCTAGCAATTGCTGATGCATTGGAGAAAAATGTTGGTATGATAAGGCTTGAGAATGAGGCTGATGTTGCTGATGCTAAGGCAGCTGGATACGAAAAGTCTCTGATTTCACGTTTAACCCTGAAGCCTGAGAAG ATCAGGAGTCTTGCAAAGTCTGTGCGCATACTGGCAGATATGGAAGAACCAATTGgtcagattttaaagaaaacTGAG CTAGCAGATAAGCTCATCCTGGAGAAAATATCGAGTCCTTTGGGAGTCCTTCTGGTCATATTTGAGTCTCGACCTGATGCGCTGGTTCAG ATAGCTGCATTGGCAATTCGAAGTGGTAATGGTTTATTGCTTAAAGGAGGAAAGGAAGCCCGGCGATCAAATGCGGTCTTACACAAG GTCATTACTTCTGCTATGCCAGAGACTGTGGGTGACAAACTTATTGGGCTTGTGACTTCAAGAGAAGAAATTCCAGATCTACTGAAG CTTGATGATGTGATAGATCTTGTGGTCCCTAGAGGCAGTAATAAGCTTGTTTCTCAAATCAAGGAATCAACAAGAATTCCTGTTCTTGGTCATGCTG ATGGAATTTGTCATGTATATGTTGACAAGTCTGCTAACATTGATATGGCAAAACAGATAGTTAGGGATGCAAAGACTGATTATCCCGCAGCCTGCAATGCAATG GAAACTCTTCTTGTACACAAGGATCTGTCATGTAATGGTGGACTTAATGAGCTCATCCTTGAACTCCAACGTGAAG GTGTTCAACTCTTTGGTGGACCAAAAGCCAGTGCCTTGCTAAATATTTCTGAAACGAGCTCTTTTCATCATGAGTATAGCGCTCTTGCTTGCACAGTTGAAATTGTAGAAGATGTGTTTGCTGCCATTGACCACATATATAACCATGGAAG TGCTCATACTGAGTGCATTATTACAGAAGACTCTGAAGTGGCTGAGACTTTCATAAGACAAGTTGACAG TGCTGCTGTATTCCACAATGCAAGTACAAGGTTTTGTGATGGAGCACGCTTTGGGCTTGGTGCAGAG GTTGGAATAAGTACAAGTCGAATTCACGCTCGAGGTCCTGTAGGAGTTGAAGGGTTGTTGACAAACAGATG GATACTGAGAGGGAGTGGGCACGTAGTAGACGGTGATCGAGAGGTCAAGTATACTCACAAAGAACTGCCACTAAAAGCATGA
- the LOC130749811 gene encoding delta-1-pyrroline-5-carboxylate synthase-like isoform X3, whose protein sequence is MDSTTTMDPTRDFIKSVRRVIVKVGTAVVTRSDGRLALGRLGALCEQLKELNTQGYEVILVTSGAVGLGRQRLRYRRLANSSFSDLQKPQGELDGKACAAVGQSSLMALYDTMFSQLDVTSSQLLVNDGFFKDSGFRKQLSDTVHSLLDLRVIPIFNENDAVSTRKAPYELSKQDSTGIFWDNDSLAGLLALELKADLLVLLSDVEGLYSGPPTDPNSKLIHTYIKEKHQGEITFGDKSRLGRGGMTAKVNAAVCAAHAGIPVIITSGYATDNIIRVLQGERIGTVFHKDAHLWTNIKEVSAHEMAVAARDGSRRLQAIKSEERSKILLAIADALEKNVGMIRLENEADVADAKAAGYEKSLISRLTLKPEKIRSLAKSVRILADMEEPIGQILKKTELADKLILEKISSPLGVLLVIFESRPDALVQIAALAIRSGNGLLLKGGKEARRSNAVLHKVITSAMPETVGDKLIGLVTSREEIPDLLKLDDVIDLVVPRGSNKLVSQIKESTRIPVLGHADGICHVYVDKSANIDMAKQIVRDAKTDYPAACNAMETLLVHKDLSCNGGLNELILELQREGVQLFGGPKASALLNISETSSFHHEYSALACTVEIVEDVFAAIDHIYNHGSAHTECIITEDSEVAETFIRQVDSAAVFHNASTRFCDGARFGLGAEVGISTSRIHARGPVGVEGLLTNRWILRGSGHVVDGDREVKYTHKELPLKA, encoded by the exons GTTGGAACAGCTGTTGTTACTCGAAGTGATGGGAGATTAGCACTTGGCAGACTTGGAGCTCTCTGTGAGCag CTTAAAGAACTAAACACTCAGGGGTATGAAGTCATATTGGTGACTTCAGGTGCTGTTGGTCTTGGCAGGCAAAGACTTAGATATCGCAGATTGGCCAATAGCAg TTTTTCTGATCTTCAAAAGCCACAAGGTGAGCTTGATGGAAAAGCATGTGCGGCTGTTGGGCAGAGTAGTCTCATGGCTCTCTATGATACTATGTTCAGCCAG CTGGATGTGACTTCTTCCCAACTTCTTGTGAATGATGGGTTCTTCAAGGATTCGGGTTTCAGAAAACAACTTTCAGACACAGTGCACTCATTATTAGATTTAAGAGTTATCCCCATTTTCAATGAAAATGATGCTGTTAGCACTAGGAAGGCACCATATGAG CTCTCCAAGCAGGATTCCACTGGTATTTTCTGGGACAATGATAGTTTGGCGGGTCTGTTAGCTCTTGAACTCAAAGCTGACCTGCTTGTCTTATTGAGTGATGTTGAGGGCCTATATAGTGGTCCTCCAACTGACCCCAACTCAAAGTTAATCCATACATATATCAAAGAGAAACATCAAGGAGAAATCACTTTTGGAGACAAGTCAAGATTGGGCAGAGGGGGCATGACTGCTAAAGTTAATGCTGCTGTTTGCGCTGCTCATGCCGGCATCCCAGTGATCATAACCAG TGGGTATGCTACAGACAACATTATACGAGTCCTTCAAGGGGAAAGAATTGGTACTGTATTTCATAAAGATGCACATTTGTGGACCAACATAAAGGAAGTCAGTGCACATGAAATGGCAGTTGCAGCACGTGATGGTTCTAGACGACTTCAG GCTATAAAATCTGAAGAAAGGAGTAAAATATTGCTAGCAATTGCTGATGCATTGGAGAAAAATGTTGGTATGATAAGGCTTGAGAATGAGGCTGATGTTGCTGATGCTAAGGCAGCTGGATACGAAAAGTCTCTGATTTCACGTTTAACCCTGAAGCCTGAGAAG ATCAGGAGTCTTGCAAAGTCTGTGCGCATACTGGCAGATATGGAAGAACCAATTGgtcagattttaaagaaaacTGAG CTAGCAGATAAGCTCATCCTGGAGAAAATATCGAGTCCTTTGGGAGTCCTTCTGGTCATATTTGAGTCTCGACCTGATGCGCTGGTTCAG ATAGCTGCATTGGCAATTCGAAGTGGTAATGGTTTATTGCTTAAAGGAGGAAAGGAAGCCCGGCGATCAAATGCGGTCTTACACAAG GTCATTACTTCTGCTATGCCAGAGACTGTGGGTGACAAACTTATTGGGCTTGTGACTTCAAGAGAAGAAATTCCAGATCTACTGAAG CTTGATGATGTGATAGATCTTGTGGTCCCTAGAGGCAGTAATAAGCTTGTTTCTCAAATCAAGGAATCAACAAGAATTCCTGTTCTTGGTCATGCTG ATGGAATTTGTCATGTATATGTTGACAAGTCTGCTAACATTGATATGGCAAAACAGATAGTTAGGGATGCAAAGACTGATTATCCCGCAGCCTGCAATGCAATG GAAACTCTTCTTGTACACAAGGATCTGTCATGTAATGGTGGACTTAATGAGCTCATCCTTGAACTCCAACGTGAAG GTGTTCAACTCTTTGGTGGACCAAAAGCCAGTGCCTTGCTAAATATTTCTGAAACGAGCTCTTTTCATCATGAGTATAGCGCTCTTGCTTGCACAGTTGAAATTGTAGAAGATGTGTTTGCTGCCATTGACCACATATATAACCATGGAAG TGCTCATACTGAGTGCATTATTACAGAAGACTCTGAAGTGGCTGAGACTTTCATAAGACAAGTTGACAG TGCTGCTGTATTCCACAATGCAAGTACAAGGTTTTGTGATGGAGCACGCTTTGGGCTTGGTGCAGAG GTTGGAATAAGTACAAGTCGAATTCACGCTCGAGGTCCTGTAGGAGTTGAAGGGTTGTTGACAAACAGATG GATACTGAGAGGGAGTGGGCACGTAGTAGACGGTGATCGAGAGGTCAAGTATACTCACAAAGAACTGCCACTAAAAGCATGA
- the LOC130749811 gene encoding delta-1-pyrroline-5-carboxylate synthase-like isoform X2, with product MELPLQNGLAKFISTKISSELPLSNGTIPPTNPLFEAVHSANMDPSRAFLGKVKRLIVKVGTAVVTRSDGRLALGRLGALCEQLKELNTQGYEVILVTSGAVGLGRQRLRYRRLANSSFSDLQKPQGELDGKACAAVGQSSLMALYDTMFSQLDVTSSQLLVNDGFFKDSGFRKQLSDTVHSLLDLRVIPIFNENDAVSTRKAPYEDSTGIFWDNDSLAGLLALELKADLLVLLSDVEGLYSGPPTDPNSKLIHTYIKEKHQGEITFGDKSRLGRGGMTAKVNAAVCAAHAGIPVIITSGYATDNIIRVLQGERIGTVFHKDAHLWTNIKEVSAHEMAVAARDGSRRLQAIKSEERSKILLAIADALEKNVGMIRLENEADVADAKAAGYEKSLISRLTLKPEKIRSLAKSVRILADMEEPIGQILKKTELADKLILEKISSPLGVLLVIFESRPDALVQIAALAIRSGNGLLLKGGKEARRSNAVLHKVITSAMPETVGDKLIGLVTSREEIPDLLKLDDVIDLVVPRGSNKLVSQIKESTRIPVLGHADGICHVYVDKSANIDMAKQIVRDAKTDYPAACNAMETLLVHKDLSCNGGLNELILELQREGVQLFGGPKASALLNISETSSFHHEYSALACTVEIVEDVFAAIDHIYNHGSAHTECIITEDSEVAETFIRQVDSAAVFHNASTRFCDGARFGLGAEVGISTSRIHARGPVGVEGLLTNRWILRGSGHVVDGDREVKYTHKELPLKA from the exons GTTGGAACAGCTGTTGTTACTCGAAGTGATGGGAGATTAGCACTTGGCAGACTTGGAGCTCTCTGTGAGCag CTTAAAGAACTAAACACTCAGGGGTATGAAGTCATATTGGTGACTTCAGGTGCTGTTGGTCTTGGCAGGCAAAGACTTAGATATCGCAGATTGGCCAATAGCAg TTTTTCTGATCTTCAAAAGCCACAAGGTGAGCTTGATGGAAAAGCATGTGCGGCTGTTGGGCAGAGTAGTCTCATGGCTCTCTATGATACTATGTTCAGCCAG CTGGATGTGACTTCTTCCCAACTTCTTGTGAATGATGGGTTCTTCAAGGATTCGGGTTTCAGAAAACAACTTTCAGACACAGTGCACTCATTATTAGATTTAAGAGTTATCCCCATTTTCAATGAAAATGATGCTGTTAGCACTAGGAAGGCACCATATGAG GATTCCACTGGTATTTTCTGGGACAATGATAGTTTGGCGGGTCTGTTAGCTCTTGAACTCAAAGCTGACCTGCTTGTCTTATTGAGTGATGTTGAGGGCCTATATAGTGGTCCTCCAACTGACCCCAACTCAAAGTTAATCCATACATATATCAAAGAGAAACATCAAGGAGAAATCACTTTTGGAGACAAGTCAAGATTGGGCAGAGGGGGCATGACTGCTAAAGTTAATGCTGCTGTTTGCGCTGCTCATGCCGGCATCCCAGTGATCATAACCAG TGGGTATGCTACAGACAACATTATACGAGTCCTTCAAGGGGAAAGAATTGGTACTGTATTTCATAAAGATGCACATTTGTGGACCAACATAAAGGAAGTCAGTGCACATGAAATGGCAGTTGCAGCACGTGATGGTTCTAGACGACTTCAG GCTATAAAATCTGAAGAAAGGAGTAAAATATTGCTAGCAATTGCTGATGCATTGGAGAAAAATGTTGGTATGATAAGGCTTGAGAATGAGGCTGATGTTGCTGATGCTAAGGCAGCTGGATACGAAAAGTCTCTGATTTCACGTTTAACCCTGAAGCCTGAGAAG ATCAGGAGTCTTGCAAAGTCTGTGCGCATACTGGCAGATATGGAAGAACCAATTGgtcagattttaaagaaaacTGAG CTAGCAGATAAGCTCATCCTGGAGAAAATATCGAGTCCTTTGGGAGTCCTTCTGGTCATATTTGAGTCTCGACCTGATGCGCTGGTTCAG ATAGCTGCATTGGCAATTCGAAGTGGTAATGGTTTATTGCTTAAAGGAGGAAAGGAAGCCCGGCGATCAAATGCGGTCTTACACAAG GTCATTACTTCTGCTATGCCAGAGACTGTGGGTGACAAACTTATTGGGCTTGTGACTTCAAGAGAAGAAATTCCAGATCTACTGAAG CTTGATGATGTGATAGATCTTGTGGTCCCTAGAGGCAGTAATAAGCTTGTTTCTCAAATCAAGGAATCAACAAGAATTCCTGTTCTTGGTCATGCTG ATGGAATTTGTCATGTATATGTTGACAAGTCTGCTAACATTGATATGGCAAAACAGATAGTTAGGGATGCAAAGACTGATTATCCCGCAGCCTGCAATGCAATG GAAACTCTTCTTGTACACAAGGATCTGTCATGTAATGGTGGACTTAATGAGCTCATCCTTGAACTCCAACGTGAAG GTGTTCAACTCTTTGGTGGACCAAAAGCCAGTGCCTTGCTAAATATTTCTGAAACGAGCTCTTTTCATCATGAGTATAGCGCTCTTGCTTGCACAGTTGAAATTGTAGAAGATGTGTTTGCTGCCATTGACCACATATATAACCATGGAAG TGCTCATACTGAGTGCATTATTACAGAAGACTCTGAAGTGGCTGAGACTTTCATAAGACAAGTTGACAG TGCTGCTGTATTCCACAATGCAAGTACAAGGTTTTGTGATGGAGCACGCTTTGGGCTTGGTGCAGAG GTTGGAATAAGTACAAGTCGAATTCACGCTCGAGGTCCTGTAGGAGTTGAAGGGTTGTTGACAAACAGATG GATACTGAGAGGGAGTGGGCACGTAGTAGACGGTGATCGAGAGGTCAAGTATACTCACAAAGAACTGCCACTAAAAGCATGA